In Eupeodes corollae chromosome 3, idEupCoro1.1, whole genome shotgun sequence, a single genomic region encodes these proteins:
- the LOC129950738 gene encoding uncharacterized protein K02A2.6-like: protein MATNNTYNTYESGINIKPPKPLEVNSKNVALSWKKWFQQYKWFETASQLNKKPAEIQVATFMSVLGPDAVDIYNSFTLTSEESKNLTVLTTKFEEHFAPKISITFERYVFNKMIQNEEEPFDDFFTRIKNQAKKCEFGTLLDSLIRDKIVVSIHSDAIREKLLEKAEVSLDDTVKICRASEIAASQLKELHRNEETVHAITKYRKKNEKTRKPINNQEANEFYCRRCGTTHSRKNCPAFNKVCNKCGKKGHLATVCKTRTKKRDRKVHEIKNETTSDSEDSDNNSLLVLSVDTNKDDKNNYMEEIMIENKKVNVKLDTGAQCNVLPKNVIDKLKNVKLNQSKTKKLVSFANDKISVLGEVSLCCIVRNMKHMLSFKVVDKAVCPILGKSACEKLKLIVRVEELKIDENMFEGLGCIKKFVYDIDLVENPVFENYAPRKIPHALQDDVKKEIERMIQLGVIEKTEGATPTTSPMVIVRKKGKIRICLDPTDVNKNIVRRFHPLKSMDEIAAKVQNSKFFTILDCKHGFWQIRVTDRTKGYLTMATPWGRVSFLRVPFGLASAPEIYQKLMTDLLEGCENTEVSMDDVLIHAPDVKALNVLTKKVLKKLDEAGIKLNKQKCIFATTKARFLGHIITSEGIAADPEKIESIKNLKQPTNKTELQRLLGMATYLGKFIHNLSEITNPMRQLLKKDTQWQWSAEQEESFNKLKSSLSKTPLLRYYDPNLPVKLQVDASQSSAGAVLLQDNQPVAYTSKALTERQKLAPQIEKEALAIKFACEKFHDLIFGKPLTIESDHKPLETIFKKPIHSAPMRLQKIMLQVLQYQPNVVYLKGKDIPVADTLSRDCHNPKNTEKDDELEVHEILQLTDITKKRLQDASKNDKNLQNVLQYVNSEWPDTIQYVPNEIKNYWTFRDSLSSNDGLLFKGSKVVVPDDMKKEMMHKVHQGHFGIDRTLNSAREQLFWIKMTTEITKYVESCSICQSQQRSQPKEPIIIKKIPKLPWEIIAVDIFYFKTNEYLLVADSYSGYFDFVKLKQSSSTEVILQLKKMFSVHGIPFILESDNGPQFSSKEFKAFAKKWDFTHQTSSPRYPKSNGLAERFVQVAKSLLKKCHKDQSDVYLALLNYRNTPRSNDLLSPNQRLMSRRTRTNIPSSEQSLKPKVVQNVQHNLIEARNRSKFYADKGSHQKQPLQPGEKIRIQQPNRNWISGTVVKPANTPRSYMVQTDDGSIYRRNSSHLHKTRATIVPQKDVMIDPTADKTTTTSSTSYVEPAPTNTLGSKPYVTRSGRTVKPVVRYNPCNKI from the coding sequence ATGGCTACTAATAACACATATAACACTTACGAATCCGGTATTAATATCAAACCTCCAAAACCATTAGAAGTAAACAGCAAAAATGTTGCTCTATCATGGAAAAAATGGTTCCAACAATATAAATGGTTTGAAACCGCGTctcaattgaataaaaaaccTGCTGAAATACAAGTTGCTACTTTTATGTCTGTCTTAGGACCTGACGCGGTAGACATTTATAATTCATTCACGCTTACTTCAGAAGAAAGCAAAAATTTAACCGTTCTAACTACTAAATTCGAAGAACATTTCGCCCCCAAAATAAGTATCACCTTTGAGAGatacgtttttaataaaatgatacaAAACGAAGAAGAGCCTTTCGATGATTTTTTTACGCGCATAAAAAATCAGGCTAAAAAATGCGAGTTCGGTACATTGCTAGATAGCCTAATACGTGACAAAATTGTTGTCAGCATCCATAGTGACGCTATTCgagaaaaattattagaaaaagcAGAGGTATCATTAGATGATACAGTTAAGATTTGTAGGGCAAGTGAAATAGCGGCGAGTCAACTCAAAGAATTACATAGAAACGAAGAAACAGTACATGCAATTactaaatacagaaaaaaaaacgagaaaacGAGGAAGCCGATAAATAACCAAGAAGCAAATGAATTTTATTGTCGAAGGTGTGGAACTACTCACTCACGAAAAAACTGCCCAGCATTCAACAAAGTTTGCAACAAGTGTGGAAAAAAGGGTCACCTAGCCACGGTCtgcaaaacgagaacaaaaaaaCGAGACAGAAAAGTGcatgaaattaaaaacgaaacaacAAGTGATAGCGAAGATAGTGATAACAATAGTTTACTAGTACTATCAGTTGACACAAACAAAgatgacaaaaataattacatgGAAGAGATAATgatcgaaaacaaaaaagtaaatgttaAACTAGACACGGGTGCTCAGTGCAATGTATTGCCAAAAAATGTAATCGATAAACTTAAGAATGTAAAActaaatcaatcaaaaacaaaaaagctagtTTCATTTGCAAATGATAAAATCAGTGTTCTCGGTGAAGTATCCCTATGTTGTATAGTGCGAAATATGAAACACAtgttgtcatttaaagttgttgaCAAGGCCGTCTGTCCAATTTTAGGTAAAAGTGCATGCGAGAAATTAAAGTTGATAGTGCGGGTAGAAGAACTTAAAATTGACGAAAATATGTTCGAAGGGTTAGGTtgcattaaaaaatttgtttacgacATTGATTTAGTCGAAAATCCAGTCTTTGAGAATTATGCCCCCCGAAAAATACCACACGCATTACAAGACGATGTAAAGAAAGAGATCGAGAGAATGATTCAATTGGGTGTCATAGAGAAAACAGAAGGTGCTACTCCAACAACCTCACCTATGGTAATTGTACGCAAGAAAGGGAAAATAAGAATTTGCCTCGATCCTAccgatgtaaacaaaaatattgtaagaaGATTTCATCCTCTTAAATCCATGGATGAGATTGCAGCAAAGGTTCAAAACTCCAAGTTTTTCACAATCTTGGATTGTAAACATGGTTTTTGGCAAATCAGAGTAACAGATCGAACGAAAGGTTATCTGACTATGGCTACACCTTGGGGTAGAGTGTCGTTCTTGCGTGTTCCGTTTGGTCTAGCTTCCGCCCCAGAAATCTACCAAAAACTCATGACTGATTTATTAGAAGGCTGTGAAAATACAGAGGTTTCGATGGATGACGTTTTAATTCATGCTCCTGATGTCAAAGCATTAAATGTGCTTACAAAGAAAGTGCTTAAAAAGCTTGATGAAGcaggaataaaattaaataaacaaaaatgcataTTTGCTACTACAAAAGCACGCTTTTTAGGCCACATCATCACATCAGAAGGAATTGCAGCAGATCCCGAAAAGATTGAgtcaataaaaaacttaaagcaACCAACAAATAAAACCGAACTTCAAAGATTACTTGGTATGGCAACTTACTTAGGTAAGTTTATTCATAATTTATCCGAAATTACAAATCCAATGCGACAACTTCTAAAAAAAGACACTCAATGGCAGTGGAGTGCAGAACAAGAAGAATCCTTCAATAAGCTTAAGTCGTCTTTGTCAAAAACACCACTATTAAGATATTATGATCCGAATCTTCCAGTAAAGCTTCAAGTAGATGCCAGCCAGTCGAGTGCAGGTGCCGTATTGCTACAAGATAACCAGCCAGTGGCGTATACATCGAAAGCACTAACAGAAAGGCAGAAATTAGCTCCTCAGATCGAAAAAGAAGCGCTTGCGATCAAATTTGCATGTGAAAAGTTCCATGACCTAATATTCGGAAAGCCTCTTACAATCGAAAGTGACCATAAACCTTTGGAAACGATTTTTAAGAAGCCTATACACAGCGCTCCCATGCGTTTACAAAAAATCATGCTCCAAGTTCTTCAGTATCAACCAAATGTGGTTTATTTGAAAGGCAAAGATATACCTGTCGCAGACACACTCAGCCGTGACTGTCACAAcccaaaaaatacagaaaaagaTGACGAGCTAGAAGTGCATGAAATTCTACAATTAACAGATATAACAAAAAAACGACTACAAGATGcatcaaaaaatgacaaaaatctacaaaatgttTTGCAATACGTAAATTCCGAGTGGCCTGATACAATTCAATACGTTCCGAACGAGATTAAAAACTATTGGACGTTTCGAGACTCGCTCAGCAGCAATGATGGTCTACTTTTTAAAGGATCCAAAGTCGTCGTTCCAGATGACATGAAGAAGGAGATGATGCATAAAGTTCACCAAGGTCATTTTGGCATTGATCGGACACTCAACAGTGCACGCGAACAACTTTTTTGGATCAAGATGACGACCGAAATCACGAAATACGTTGAATCCTGCAGTATCTGTCAAAGTCAACAACGTTCTCAACCGAAAGAgccaattattatcaaaaagatTCCTAAGCTGCCCTGGGAGATAATTGCagtagatatattttattttaaaactaatgaaTATCTTCTCGTTGCAGATAGCTACTCCGGTTACTTTGATTTTGTTAAGTTAAAGCAATCATCCAGCACAGAAGTCATACTCCAACTCAAAAAGATGTTTTCCGTCCATGGGATACCGTTTATCTTAGAATCGGACAATGGTCCCCAATTTTCCTCCAAAGAGTTTAAAGCGTTTGCCAAAAAATGGGACTTTACTCATCAGACCTCAAGCCCGAGGTATCCAAAATCCAACGGTCTTGCCGAGAGGTTCGTCCAGGTGGCAAAATCCCTACTTAAAAAGTGCCACAAAGACCAGTCAGACGTTTATCTTGCTCTACTCAACTACCGCAACACACCTCGAAGCAACGATTTGTTATCGCCCAATCAACGTTTGATGAGCCGAAGAACCAGAACAAATATACCATCCAGTGAACAATCGCTTAAACCTAAGGTTGTACAAAACGTACAACACAACCTCATTGAAGCCCGGAACAGAAGCAAGTTCTATGCTGATAAAGGAAGTCACCAAAAACAACCCTTGCAACCCGGTGAAAAAATCCGCATTCAACAACCTAATCGAAACTGGATCTCTGGCACTGTTGTTAAACCAGCTAACACACCACGTTCGTATATGGTACAAACAGACGATGGATCAATCTATCGTAGAAACAGCAGTCATTTGCATAAGACCAGAGCCACCATCGTTCCTCAAAAAGATGTAATGATCGATCCAACAGCtgataaaacaacaacaacaagttcTACAAGTTATGTTGAACCAGCTCCAACGAATACCTTAGGGTCTAAACCATATGTCACCAGGTCTGGAAGAACAGTGAAACCTGTTGTAAGATACAATCCAtgcaacaaaatttga